The following are encoded in a window of Acidobacteriota bacterium genomic DNA:
- a CDS encoding 50S ribosomal protein L9, whose product MELLLKEDVEKLGVRGELVKVRPGYGRNYLLPRGLAIQATPGNVKQIEMQRQALLKKEATEREGALQQSDLLKDLTLEFARRVGEHGILYGSVTSMDIAEAFAAKGFEIDRRKIQLKDPIKEPGEFEVPVKLHREVTTSIKIVVKNEEEIAA is encoded by the coding sequence CGCGGAGAATTGGTCAAAGTTCGTCCCGGATATGGGCGCAACTATTTGTTGCCGCGCGGGTTGGCCATTCAGGCGACACCCGGAAACGTCAAACAAATTGAAATGCAGCGTCAGGCTCTGTTGAAGAAGGAAGCCACGGAACGCGAAGGCGCATTGCAGCAATCAGATTTGTTGAAAGACCTGACGTTGGAATTCGCCCGCAGAGTCGGAGAACACGGGATTTTGTACGGTTCCGTTACTTCGATGGATATTGCTGAAGCCTTTGCCGCCAAAGGCTTTGAAATTGATCGCCGCAAAATTCAACTGAAAGACCCGATCAAAGAGCCGGGCGAATTTGAAGTGCCTGTGAAGCTGCATCGAGAAGTCACGACCAGTATCAAGATCGTGGTCAAAAACGAGGAAGAAATCGCAGCCTAA
- a CDS encoding S8 family serine peptidase, translated as MAKNKSKKKKSTEKPVVGITPTGSGDSLGIETTGRYLVLMQEGNAKTHVEALKNAAGIKAASTSDFKKGGVNMETLGGAQAVVFESLGVAVMDTPPDQTEAVSFAISGDNPILALEPERIVYAVGDATADYLRGYRDAVNHLTDQVLGKQAPAELSAAGIDQSKLTYGLQITNAGISRFAGRGIRVAVLDTGLDLGHPDFAGRKITAQSFIPTEAVDDGHGHGTHCIGTACGSLKVKRMPRYGIAYEAEIFAGKVLSNRGSGADGGILAGIDWAITNGCAVISMSLSAPVSAGMSFSQIYENVGIRAMNSGSLIVVAAGNDSRRSGFIAPVGHPANCPSILAVAAIDSKLRIASFSNGGINPDGGGVDIAGPGVDIRSSVPRNKLYKEMSGTSMATPHVAGIAALYAESDPNLRGQALWMTLISRTRRLDLPSRDVGMGLVQAP; from the coding sequence ATGGCCAAGAACAAATCGAAAAAGAAAAAAAGCACTGAAAAACCTGTTGTTGGAATCACTCCAACCGGAAGTGGCGACAGCCTGGGGATAGAAACCACCGGGCGGTACTTGGTGTTGATGCAGGAAGGGAACGCCAAAACTCATGTTGAGGCTTTGAAAAACGCGGCGGGCATTAAGGCTGCGAGTACTTCAGATTTCAAAAAAGGCGGGGTGAACATGGAAACGCTCGGTGGAGCGCAGGCCGTGGTGTTTGAATCGTTGGGGGTGGCAGTGATGGATACTCCGCCGGATCAAACGGAGGCGGTCAGCTTTGCCATCAGTGGCGACAATCCGATTTTGGCCTTGGAACCGGAGCGGATAGTTTATGCCGTTGGGGATGCAACGGCGGATTATTTGCGAGGGTATCGTGACGCCGTCAATCACTTGACGGATCAAGTGCTTGGGAAACAGGCGCCGGCCGAACTCAGCGCAGCGGGCATTGACCAATCGAAACTAACGTACGGATTGCAGATCACCAATGCCGGAATTTCGCGCTTCGCGGGAAGAGGAATTCGAGTTGCAGTGCTCGACACCGGATTGGATTTGGGGCACCCGGATTTTGCCGGTCGCAAAATTACTGCCCAGTCGTTCATTCCAACCGAAGCGGTTGACGATGGCCATGGCCACGGCACGCATTGCATCGGAACCGCCTGTGGTTCATTGAAGGTGAAACGAATGCCGCGTTACGGCATCGCGTATGAAGCCGAAATCTTTGCCGGAAAAGTGCTCAGCAATCGTGGCTCCGGGGCTGACGGGGGCATTTTGGCGGGCATTGATTGGGCGATTACGAATGGTTGCGCCGTGATTTCCATGTCGCTCAGTGCGCCGGTTTCGGCGGGCATGAGTTTTTCGCAAATTTATGAAAACGTCGGGATTCGCGCCATGAATTCCGGCTCGCTGATCGTCGTCGCTGCCGGCAATGACAGTCGCCGTTCGGGCTTCATTGCGCCCGTCGGGCATCCGGCCAATTGCCCTTCGATTCTGGCGGTAGCGGCAATAGACAGCAAATTGCGAATCGCGTCGTTTTCCAACGGCGGCATCAACCCGGATGGTGGAGGGGTGGACATTGCCGGACCCGGCGTAGACATACGTTCCTCGGTGCCGCGCAACAAACTGTACAAGGAAATGAGCGGAACCAGTATGGCCACGCCGCACGTGGCGGGAATCGCGGCGTTGTATGCCGAATCCGATCCGAATCTTCGAGGGCAGGCGTTGTGGATGACGTTGATTTCACGTACGCGGCGGCTGGATTTGCCTTCGCGTGATGTGGGTATGGGATTGGTTCAGGCTCCCTGA
- a CDS encoding ketohydroxyglutarate aldolase, with translation MSKVNLTVSVADDHLKDFSDVVARCRKAGMSIEQEMKSIGTITGSIDEAALEKLSRVKGVSQVEPERSFQIAPPDSDVQ, from the coding sequence ATGAGCAAAGTAAACCTGACTGTTTCGGTTGCTGACGATCATCTGAAAGACTTTTCCGACGTTGTCGCCCGATGCCGCAAAGCCGGAATGTCCATCGAACAGGAAATGAAGTCCATTGGTACGATTACCGGCTCGATTGACGAAGCGGCGCTGGAAAAACTCAGCCGCGTGAAGGGAGTGTCGCAAGTCGAACCGGAACGCTCATTCCAAATCGCGCCGCCAGACAGCGACGTGCAGTAA
- the dnaB gene encoding replicative DNA helicase, which translates to MPGNGSGGDYTLEKSLPSNVDAERMILGVILLDNVTINQAVEHLKPDDFFLPSHRRIFDKMVKLYERAEGIDPLTLQEELRKAGELDQVGGPAYIASLFDGVPRFSNIESYVKIVKGKGMLRKLIGAGNQVMQMAFDDEEEPEEILDRAERLILSIAEDRIKQGFVHIGDVAEKQLQTIEEIAAHQQLITGVATGFTDLDYMTSGLQRGDLIIVAARPSMGKTAMCLNIAQNAALGQDSSGRVHEDRRKAVVGIFSLEMSKEQLVQRLMCSQAQVDAHRLRSGMLNKDDWRRLALAVGELSQADIFLDDTPGITTLEIRAKARRLKNEQKRLDLLIIDYLQLMSGKGRSESRQQEVSQISRELKILAKELDVPLIALSQLSRAPETRTGNHKPQLSDLRESGSIEQDADVVMFIYREEVYKPETEKQNIAEIIIGKQRNGPIGSVELVFRKALTRFHDLSREAME; encoded by the coding sequence ATGCCCGGAAACGGTTCTGGTGGGGATTACACCCTGGAAAAATCGCTGCCCAGCAATGTTGACGCCGAGCGGATGATTTTGGGCGTCATCTTGCTGGACAACGTGACGATCAATCAGGCCGTCGAGCATTTGAAGCCCGACGATTTCTTTCTGCCTTCTCATCGCCGCATCTTCGACAAGATGGTCAAGCTGTACGAACGGGCCGAAGGAATTGACCCGCTGACCTTGCAGGAAGAACTGCGGAAAGCTGGAGAACTGGATCAAGTCGGCGGCCCGGCCTACATCGCTTCGTTGTTCGATGGCGTGCCGCGGTTTTCCAACATTGAAAGCTACGTCAAGATCGTCAAAGGCAAAGGCATGCTCCGCAAGCTGATCGGCGCGGGGAATCAGGTCATGCAGATGGCCTTTGACGACGAAGAAGAGCCGGAAGAAATCCTCGACCGCGCCGAACGCCTGATCCTTTCCATCGCCGAAGACCGCATTAAACAAGGCTTCGTTCACATTGGCGACGTCGCCGAAAAACAACTCCAAACCATCGAAGAAATCGCCGCGCATCAACAGTTGATCACGGGCGTCGCCACGGGGTTTACCGATCTGGATTACATGACTTCCGGCTTGCAACGCGGCGACCTGATCATCGTCGCGGCTCGTCCAAGCATGGGAAAGACGGCCATGTGCCTAAACATCGCGCAAAATGCCGCGCTCGGTCAAGATTCATCCGGACGGGTTCACGAAGATCGCCGCAAGGCCGTCGTTGGCATTTTTTCTCTCGAAATGAGCAAGGAGCAGTTGGTTCAACGTTTGATGTGTTCCCAGGCGCAGGTGGATGCGCATCGGCTCAGAAGCGGCATGCTCAACAAAGACGATTGGCGGCGGTTGGCGCTGGCCGTCGGCGAACTGTCGCAAGCGGACATCTTTCTGGATGACACGCCGGGCATCACGACGCTGGAAATTCGCGCCAAAGCGCGCCGATTGAAAAACGAGCAGAAGCGGCTGGATTTGCTGATCATTGACTACCTGCAATTGATGAGCGGCAAAGGCCGTTCGGAATCGCGCCAACAGGAAGTTTCCCAGATTTCGCGCGAACTGAAGATTCTGGCCAAAGAGTTGGATGTGCCGTTGATTGCGCTTTCCCAGCTTTCGCGCGCGCCGGAAACGCGAACCGGCAATCACAAACCGCAGCTTTCCGATTTGAGGGAAAGCGGCAGTATTGAGCAAGACGCAGACGTAGTGATGTTCATTTATCGCGAAGAAGTTTATAAGCCGGAAACCGAGAAGCAGAACATCGCGGAAATCATCATCGGCAAACAGCGCAACGGCCCGATTGGCAGCGTCGAGTTGGTCTTTCGCAAAGCGCTCACGCGGTTCCACGACTTGTCGCGCGAAGCGATGGAATAA
- the alr gene encoding alanine racemase, with amino-acid sequence MPHLTNHRPTWAEISLQALTENYLTLKRHLAVSGKPTPLMAVVKANAYGHGAVECARALEAVGTDWFGVALVEEGVELRQASITQPIFCLGGFWRTQGELILEHNLTPALFRLDLAEELNERAKAVGRQVSFHLKVDTGMGRLGIQIHELAEFAEALRKFNHIRLDGMMTHFADADSAESDCTEQQIRKFEEAVSLIRRLGFQPTCFHLANSAGLHAYPQAHGNLARAGAAMYGLTRDVLSPRSAPLLLKPVMSLHSRIVLLKTVSPGTSLGYGSAFTTNRKSKIATLPIGYADGYRRALSNVGRVIIRGQFAPIVGRVSMDLTMLDVTDVPDVELGDKVLLMGEQNGQAISAEDLAEQTATISYEIVTGFSSRVPRFYR; translated from the coding sequence ATGCCACACCTGACGAATCATCGTCCGACCTGGGCGGAAATCTCCCTGCAAGCTTTGACGGAAAATTATCTGACACTGAAACGCCACCTCGCCGTTTCCGGCAAGCCGACGCCGTTGATGGCTGTGGTCAAGGCCAACGCCTACGGTCACGGCGCGGTGGAATGCGCGCGCGCGCTTGAAGCCGTGGGCACGGATTGGTTTGGCGTGGCGTTGGTGGAAGAAGGCGTCGAGCTTCGGCAAGCGAGCATCACGCAGCCGATATTTTGCCTTGGGGGATTCTGGCGAACGCAGGGCGAATTGATACTGGAACACAATCTGACTCCAGCACTCTTTCGTTTGGATTTGGCGGAAGAGTTGAATGAACGGGCAAAGGCTGTGGGTCGTCAGGTCAGCTTTCACCTAAAAGTTGACACTGGAATGGGGCGACTCGGAATTCAGATTCACGAACTTGCGGAATTTGCCGAGGCGCTGCGAAAGTTCAATCACATTCGGTTGGACGGGATGATGACGCATTTTGCCGATGCTGATAGTGCCGAATCTGATTGCACGGAACAGCAAATTCGTAAGTTTGAAGAAGCGGTTTCACTGATTCGTCGGCTTGGGTTTCAACCGACCTGCTTTCACTTGGCGAACAGCGCGGGGCTGCACGCATATCCGCAAGCGCACGGCAATTTGGCCAGGGCGGGCGCGGCGATGTACGGATTAACGCGTGACGTGTTATCGCCTCGGTCAGCCCCTTTACTGCTCAAGCCTGTAATGTCCCTGCATTCGAGAATTGTTTTGCTCAAAACGGTTTCTCCAGGAACTTCGCTCGGCTACGGTTCCGCATTTACTACCAACCGCAAAAGCAAAATCGCAACGCTTCCGATTGGCTATGCCGACGGATATCGCCGTGCCTTGTCGAACGTTGGCCGAGTGATCATTCGCGGCCAGTTCGCGCCCATTGTGGGCCGCGTCAGCATGGATTTGACGATGTTGGATGTAACAGATGTGCCCGATGTGGAACTTGGCGATAAAGTCCTGTTGATGGGAGAGCAAAACGGCCAGGCGATTTCCGCCGAAGACTTGGCGGAACAAACCGCAACGATCTCTTATGAAATTGTCACCGGGTTTTCCAGCAGAGTTCCGCGCTTTTATCGGTAA
- a CDS encoding TonB-dependent receptor produces MFRLSVRLFSATFLTLLLSLFVFGQTDRGTITGTVTDKTGAVVPGATVTARNLGTNAVSTAVTTSEGVYSIPALPPGNYKVRIEKQGFKAAEVASVTVIVGNSVSANFSMEIGQVSEVIEIAAQQGAQIQTENAKASSQVANKQIDELPLVVAGTMRSPFDLTLLTPESKPIGLGGDAGVQGPGYTSNFSLGGGQGGTWGITLDGASSATARFGSTEWSSLNTPSIDAITEFTVDTNGFKAESGRAQGGSLNFSSKSGTNEYHGTIYEYARNNFFDARNYFENKTSVLKQHDYGVTFGGPVWIPKIYNGKNKTFFFGSAEWFRNRAGSGTFVTSVPTQEMYQGDFSKWVDPSGKLLPIYDPATTRTNPAYDSSKPISESNPRFIRDPFPGNIIPANRISPLAKNYLAYVGNTVFPNSAGASGTYGYVNNNYRSFAGSSLFPWTKWSIKIDHNFNERHKISGLYNYGLSEVLPGVDGFPQLPASVSNFRYTQQDSHVYRANYTWTISPKLVNYLYGGVNWWKQFNYTPNIGGGWKSKGICLPGAFNCDEALLQVEFQSDGYFTWGGSNGDGSENPIFTFGDDLTYIHGTHTIKGGYMFERLHYNGFGRQTLAGLVRVSRAQTSIPQSGNSSLGGGNAFASFLLGEVNSAQTENDRFVRQYWRGHAAYIQDDWKVSPKLTLNFGMRYDVTLPPLERDDKWSNFDPYTANPSANGRLGALVFAGTNPGETGKRTLAEGWYNGFGPRFSFAYSPDQKTVVRGGVGRTFGYVRTTSGSTHFAGAIQIYSVNSPDGINRLFKLDDGFLVNGVNTVPQPPSLDPGFNTNADVDWWQFGEVSRLPENWNWTLSVQRELPGKFLVEASYNASVGVHLIAGLLNVNQLDSKYVYDSVVNPLRNQAITSAAVKAAGFTKPYASFPDNFALERALRPYPQYANINTWSGNGDRSGHSTYHAAVFKMERRVSTGIYLQGSYVFSKLITNADVVDSGGRALDQYHREWEKSVGAFDLPHNFKFSYILDAPIGKGRKFDLGRAGNVVLGGWRLSAIHVYTSGQPIQLSGGAVSLGGRSAALVQTLDNWVADSPSSPNYRATANYTSYFAPVCQIAITAFCVPSTTANLGPGGVVTSQTNRLGNAPRFNGLARRPANLSENVSLQKSFQFTERFRLDFRWEVFNVFNRVVLGGPDTSITSPTFGRITSTALPPRQMQFGLKLHF; encoded by the coding sequence ATGTTCAGACTCAGTGTGAGATTGTTTAGCGCGACGTTCCTGACACTGTTGCTTTCGCTGTTTGTGTTTGGGCAAACAGATCGTGGCACAATCACAGGCACAGTGACCGATAAAACCGGCGCGGTTGTGCCGGGGGCAACCGTGACGGCCAGGAATCTGGGCACAAATGCGGTTTCAACTGCCGTGACCACCAGCGAAGGAGTGTATTCAATTCCCGCGCTTCCGCCTGGAAATTACAAAGTCCGCATTGAAAAACAGGGATTCAAGGCGGCCGAAGTCGCATCCGTCACAGTGATCGTCGGCAACTCTGTTTCGGCCAACTTTTCCATGGAAATCGGACAGGTCAGTGAAGTCATCGAAATCGCCGCCCAACAAGGCGCTCAAATCCAGACTGAAAATGCCAAAGCCAGTTCGCAAGTTGCCAACAAGCAAATTGACGAATTGCCGTTGGTCGTTGCCGGAACGATGCGCAGCCCGTTTGATCTCACACTGTTGACGCCGGAATCGAAACCCATCGGGTTGGGTGGAGACGCAGGTGTGCAAGGCCCCGGTTATACCTCCAACTTTTCGCTTGGCGGCGGACAGGGAGGAACCTGGGGCATTACGCTGGATGGCGCGTCTTCCGCTACCGCGCGGTTCGGCTCGACCGAATGGTCAAGCCTGAACACGCCTTCGATTGACGCCATCACTGAATTCACCGTGGACACCAATGGTTTCAAGGCGGAATCGGGACGCGCTCAAGGCGGAAGCCTGAATTTTTCGTCAAAATCCGGCACCAATGAATACCACGGGACGATTTATGAATATGCGCGCAATAACTTTTTTGATGCGCGGAACTATTTTGAAAACAAAACCAGCGTCCTCAAACAGCATGATTACGGAGTCACTTTCGGTGGGCCAGTCTGGATTCCGAAAATCTACAACGGCAAAAACAAAACGTTCTTTTTCGGTTCGGCCGAATGGTTTCGCAACCGCGCCGGTTCCGGAACATTTGTGACCTCCGTGCCAACCCAGGAAATGTATCAGGGTGATTTCAGCAAATGGGTTGATCCCAGCGGCAAGTTGTTGCCAATTTATGACCCGGCAACGACACGCACGAATCCGGCTTACGATTCGTCCAAACCTATCAGCGAATCAAATCCGCGCTTCATTCGCGATCCATTCCCCGGAAATATCATTCCCGCCAACCGCATCAGCCCGCTGGCGAAAAACTATTTGGCTTATGTTGGCAACACTGTATTCCCAAATTCTGCGGGAGCGTCTGGAACCTATGGCTACGTCAACAACAATTATCGGAGCTTCGCGGGGAGTTCGCTGTTCCCGTGGACGAAGTGGAGCATCAAGATTGACCACAACTTCAATGAACGCCACAAAATCAGCGGGTTGTACAATTACGGGTTGAGCGAAGTGTTGCCGGGCGTGGACGGTTTCCCGCAATTGCCTGCATCGGTCAGCAATTTCCGCTACACGCAACAAGACAGCCACGTGTACCGCGCCAACTACACCTGGACGATCAGCCCGAAACTGGTCAATTACCTGTACGGCGGCGTCAACTGGTGGAAACAGTTCAACTACACGCCGAACATCGGCGGTGGTTGGAAGAGCAAAGGCATCTGTTTGCCCGGCGCTTTCAATTGCGACGAAGCGTTGTTGCAGGTGGAATTTCAGAGCGACGGATATTTCACCTGGGGCGGTTCCAACGGAGACGGATCTGAAAATCCGATCTTCACCTTCGGCGATGACCTGACCTATATCCACGGCACGCATACGATCAAAGGCGGCTATATGTTTGAGCGGTTGCATTACAACGGCTTCGGACGACAGACGCTGGCCGGTTTGGTGCGTGTCAGTCGCGCGCAAACCAGCATTCCGCAAAGCGGCAACTCTTCGCTTGGTGGCGGCAACGCGTTCGCGTCGTTTTTGCTCGGCGAAGTCAACAGTGCGCAAACCGAAAACGACCGCTTTGTCCGCCAATACTGGCGCGGCCACGCGGCATACATCCAGGACGACTGGAAAGTTTCGCCCAAACTGACGCTCAATTTCGGGATGCGTTATGACGTGACGCTGCCGCCGTTGGAGCGTGACGACAAATGGAGCAACTTCGATCCGTACACGGCCAACCCCAGCGCCAACGGGCGATTGGGCGCGTTGGTATTTGCCGGGACGAATCCTGGCGAAACCGGCAAGCGAACCTTGGCCGAAGGCTGGTACAACGGCTTTGGGCCGCGCTTCAGCTTTGCCTACAGCCCCGATCAGAAAACCGTTGTGCGCGGCGGTGTTGGCCGAACCTTTGGCTACGTGCGCACTACATCAGGCAGCACGCACTTTGCGGGCGCAATTCAAATTTACAGCGTCAACTCGCCGGACGGCATCAACCGGCTGTTCAAACTGGACGATGGGTTCCTCGTCAACGGAGTCAATACGGTGCCGCAACCGCCCAGCCTTGATCCGGGCTTCAACACCAATGCCGACGTGGATTGGTGGCAGTTTGGTGAAGTATCGCGCTTGCCCGAAAACTGGAACTGGACGTTGTCCGTTCAGCGCGAACTGCCGGGCAAATTCCTCGTCGAAGCCTCCTATAACGCCAGCGTCGGCGTGCACCTGATCGCCGGATTGTTGAATGTCAACCAACTCGATTCGAAGTATGTGTACGATTCGGTTGTCAATCCGCTTCGCAATCAGGCCATCACCAGCGCGGCGGTGAAGGCGGCGGGGTTCACCAAACCCTACGCCAGCTTTCCGGACAACTTTGCGCTTGAACGTGCATTGCGGCCATATCCGCAATACGCCAACATCAATACCTGGAGCGGCAACGGCGACCGCAGCGGACATTCAACCTACCACGCAGCCGTGTTCAAGATGGAGCGTCGCGTTTCGACCGGCATCTATCTGCAAGGGTCCTACGTGTTCTCGAAACTGATCACGAATGCCGATGTGGTGGATTCGGGCGGACGCGCACTGGATCAATACCATCGCGAATGGGAAAAATCTGTCGGCGCATTCGATCTGCCGCACAATTTCAAGTTCAGCTACATTCTGGATGCGCCCATTGGCAAGGGGCGGAAATTCGATTTAGGCCGCGCCGGGAACGTCGTACTCGGCGGCTGGCGGCTGTCTGCCATTCACGTGTATACCAGCGGTCAACCAATCCAGTTGTCAGGGGGCGCGGTTAGTTTGGGTGGACGTAGCGCCGCTCTGGTCCAAACGCTGGACAATTGGGTGGCCGATTCGCCGTCAAGTCCGAATTATCGAGCGACAGCGAATTACACCAGCTACTTCGCTCCTGTTTGCCAGATTGCGATTACTGCTTTCTGTGTTCCCAGCACCACTGCGAATTTGGGGCCTGGTGGCGTTGTCACATCGCAGACCAATCGTTTGGGCAATGCGCCACGCTTCAACGGATTGGCGCGCCGTCCGGCCAATTTGAGCGAGAACGTTTCGCTGCAAAAGAGCTTCCAATTCACCGAGCGATTCCGTCTGGATTTCCGTTGGGAGGTCTTCAACGTTTTCAATCGCGTGGTGTTGGGTGGGCCGGATACCAGCATCACCAGCCCGACCTTTGGACGCATCACCAGCACGGCATTGCCGCCGCGCCAGATGCAGTTCGGGTTGAAGCTGCATTTCTAA